The proteins below come from a single Mesobacillus jeotgali genomic window:
- a CDS encoding DUF302 domain-containing protein translates to MFHHTIEVDKSMNEAVSALEASLKEEKFGVLWSLNMKETLAGKGVELDGDYIILEVCNPHEAKRVLEKNPIVSYFLPCKIVVYKENGTTKVGLPKPTELIKFVENDDLQAIAADIEKRLIGAINNIK, encoded by the coding sequence ATGTTCCATCATACAATCGAAGTGGACAAGTCAATGAATGAAGCAGTATCTGCACTTGAGGCAAGCTTGAAAGAGGAGAAATTTGGTGTCCTTTGGTCCCTTAATATGAAGGAGACACTGGCGGGAAAAGGTGTGGAACTTGACGGTGACTATATCATCCTTGAAGTATGCAATCCGCATGAAGCGAAAAGAGTACTTGAAAAGAATCCTATCGTAAGCTATTTTCTCCCTTGTAAAATTGTGGTTTATAAAGAGAACGGAACGACCAAGGTCGGTCTTCCAAAGCCAACTGAATTGATTAAATTTGTAGAAAATGATGACCTGCAAGCTATTGCGGCAGACATTGAAAAAAGGTTAATCGGAGCAATTAACAATATAAAGTAA
- a CDS encoding aldo/keto reductase: MVSIFDMHTLHNGVKIPAFGLGVYKVEEGEQIEETIQTALDLGYRLIDTASFYQNEEGVGRGIRNSSIPREELFITTKVWNSEQGYDNTLKAFNESMERLGLDYLDLYLVHWPVKGKYLDTWRALEQLYMEGRVKAIGVSNFKIHHLQDLLSHCIEKPVINQVELHPLLSQAELRKFCQENDIKVEAWSPLSRGRFLDDPVLGKIAEKHAKTPAQVILKWHVQNQIIPIPKSVTPSRLKENADIFDFQLDQKELEEINGLNKDQRFGADPDHIDF; encoded by the coding sequence ATGGTGAGCATTTTTGATATGCATACATTACATAACGGTGTGAAAATACCGGCTTTTGGCCTCGGTGTCTATAAGGTGGAGGAAGGAGAACAAATCGAGGAAACAATCCAGACAGCGCTTGATCTCGGATATCGGCTGATAGATACAGCTTCTTTTTACCAGAATGAAGAGGGTGTAGGAAGAGGGATCCGTAACAGCAGTATACCGAGGGAAGAATTATTTATCACAACGAAGGTCTGGAATTCTGAACAGGGGTATGATAATACGCTTAAAGCCTTTAATGAAAGCATGGAAAGGTTAGGGCTGGATTATTTGGATTTATATCTCGTCCACTGGCCAGTAAAAGGCAAATATCTGGACACATGGCGTGCTCTTGAGCAGCTGTACATGGAAGGCAGGGTGAAGGCAATTGGTGTCAGCAATTTTAAAATACACCACTTGCAGGACCTCCTAAGCCATTGCATAGAAAAGCCAGTAATCAATCAAGTGGAACTTCATCCACTGCTTTCGCAGGCCGAACTGCGAAAATTTTGTCAGGAAAATGACATCAAAGTAGAGGCTTGGTCTCCATTGTCCAGAGGAAGATTCCTTGATGATCCTGTGCTGGGGAAGATTGCGGAAAAGCACGCCAAGACTCCTGCTCAGGTTATTTTAAAATGGCATGTGCAAAATCAAATTATCCCAATTCCTAAATCAGTCACACCGTCAAGGCTAAAAGAAAATGCAGATATATTTGATTTTCAGCTGGATCAAAAAGAACTGGAAGAGATCAATGGGCTCAATAAGGACCAGCGTTTTGGCGCCGATCCAGACCATATTGATTTTTAA